A section of the Kribbella voronezhensis genome encodes:
- a CDS encoding ABC transporter substrate-binding protein produces the protein MNTRRIKTAIAATAVLALSLSACGGSSNNSGGSSGGDTAKAEFNAAMTKVFNASDKKGGIVKFADEGAPDSVDTGDTYYGYSWNMVRLWSRSLTMFTVAPGKDSSKLVGDLAEGLGTPSDGGKTWTYKIRKGLKYEDGTPITSKDVKYGVSRSTDKTVFPDGPAYFDSMLNWPAGYKGPYKSKGMNTDSAISTPDDTTIVFHLKSAFAGFDYLAMTPQSAPVPEAKDQGAKQKQHVISSGPYMFAAYADGKSFTLKRNPNWDQASDPNRKALPDGYEMSLNVDPEDIDNRLISGDLDIASAGTGVSAASQSRVLGDPTLKARADNPTLGRLWYTSINPTVKPFDNIECRKAVEYAMDKTSYQTAYGGEFAGGSLATTLLPPVIPGYKQFDLYPTPDGKGDLNKAKESLTKCGQPNGFATNISYRNERPKEKATAEAFQQQLAKVGIKVTVKGFPKKDYFSTYAGNPPYVAKNGLGLVVNGWGADWNDGFGFLSQITDSRVIRETGGSSNTSVRIPEVDKLLDQAQGELDTAKRESDWSVIDQKVMEQAVIYPGVYAKSLLIRGKNLTNVFVNEQFGMYDYLSLGKP, from the coding sequence ATGAACACCAGACGAATCAAGACAGCGATCGCCGCTACCGCGGTGCTCGCGCTGTCACTGTCTGCCTGTGGGGGCAGCAGCAACAACAGCGGCGGCTCGTCGGGCGGTGACACCGCGAAGGCCGAGTTCAACGCAGCGATGACGAAGGTGTTCAACGCCTCCGACAAGAAGGGCGGCATCGTCAAGTTCGCCGACGAGGGCGCTCCCGACTCGGTCGACACCGGCGACACCTACTACGGCTACAGCTGGAACATGGTGCGGCTCTGGTCCCGTTCGCTGACCATGTTCACGGTCGCACCGGGCAAGGACAGCAGCAAGCTGGTCGGTGACCTGGCCGAGGGCCTCGGTACGCCGAGCGACGGCGGCAAGACCTGGACGTACAAGATCCGCAAGGGCCTCAAGTACGAGGACGGCACCCCGATCACGTCCAAGGACGTGAAGTACGGCGTCTCCCGGTCCACCGACAAGACCGTCTTCCCCGACGGCCCGGCGTACTTCGACTCGATGCTGAACTGGCCGGCCGGCTACAAGGGCCCGTACAAGTCGAAGGGGATGAACACGGACTCGGCGATCTCGACGCCGGACGACACCACCATCGTGTTCCACCTCAAGTCCGCCTTCGCGGGCTTCGACTACCTGGCGATGACGCCGCAGTCCGCTCCGGTGCCGGAGGCCAAGGACCAGGGCGCGAAGCAGAAGCAGCACGTCATCTCGTCCGGCCCGTACATGTTCGCCGCGTACGCCGACGGCAAGAGCTTCACGCTGAAGCGCAACCCCAACTGGGACCAGGCGAGCGACCCGAACCGCAAGGCGCTGCCGGACGGTTACGAAATGTCGCTGAACGTCGACCCGGAGGACATCGACAACCGGCTGATCTCCGGTGACCTCGACATCGCCAGCGCAGGCACCGGTGTCTCGGCCGCGAGCCAGAGCCGGGTGCTGGGCGACCCGACCCTGAAGGCCCGTGCCGACAACCCGACCCTGGGCCGGCTCTGGTACACCTCGATCAACCCGACGGTGAAGCCGTTCGACAACATCGAGTGCCGCAAGGCCGTCGAGTACGCGATGGACAAGACGTCCTACCAGACCGCGTACGGCGGCGAGTTCGCCGGCGGTTCGCTGGCCACCACCCTGCTGCCGCCGGTCATCCCGGGCTACAAGCAGTTCGACCTGTACCCGACCCCGGACGGCAAGGGCGACCTGAACAAGGCCAAGGAGTCGCTGACCAAGTGCGGTCAGCCGAACGGCTTCGCGACCAACATCTCCTACCGCAACGAGCGGCCGAAGGAGAAGGCGACCGCCGAGGCCTTCCAGCAGCAGCTGGCCAAGGTCGGCATCAAGGTCACGGTCAAGGGCTTCCCGAAGAAGGACTACTTCTCCACCTACGCCGGCAACCCGCCGTACGTGGCGAAGAACGGTCTCGGCCTGGTCGTCAACGGCTGGGGCGCGGACTGGAACGACGGCTTCGGCTTCCTGTCGCAGATCACCGACTCCCGGGTCATCCGCGAGACCGGTGGCTCGTCGAACACCAGCGTGCGGATCCCCGAGGTCGACAAGCTGCTCGACCAGGCGCAGGGCGAGCTCGACACCGCCAAGCGTGAGAGCGACTGGTCCGTCATCGACCAGAAGGTGATGGAGCAGGCGGTCATCTACCCGGGCGTCTACGCCAAGAGC
- a CDS encoding ABC transporter permease — translation MTTPLEVEPGGAAAGDPEAILAGTTRIEGRSLWRISWTRLKRDKVAMAGAVIIGLLILMAVFAPLIVKVLGDPPNEFHQDLIDTKTGTLAPIGTFGGISWDHLMGLEPVNGRDLFSRVVYGSRISLLIAFFATLLSVAIGTTMGVVAGFFGGWVDAVISRLMDIFLAFPLLVFAIALAGVMPDEAFGLKGNTLRIVLLIFIVGFFNWPYIGRIIRGQTLSLREREYVDAARSLGARRPYILFTELLPNLLGPILVYATLLIPTNILFEAALSFLGVGIRPPTASWGGMLSDAVTFYTMPYFMLWPGLAIFITVLAFNLFGDGLRDALDPKAH, via the coding sequence GTGACCACACCACTCGAGGTCGAGCCCGGGGGAGCGGCGGCGGGAGATCCGGAAGCCATCTTGGCCGGCACCACCCGGATCGAGGGCCGTTCGCTGTGGCGGATCTCCTGGACCCGGCTCAAGCGCGACAAGGTCGCGATGGCCGGTGCGGTCATCATCGGGCTGCTGATCCTGATGGCTGTCTTCGCGCCGTTGATCGTCAAGGTGCTCGGTGACCCGCCCAACGAGTTCCACCAGGACCTGATCGACACCAAGACCGGCACGCTGGCGCCGATCGGCACCTTCGGCGGCATCAGCTGGGACCACCTGATGGGACTGGAGCCGGTGAACGGCCGGGACCTGTTCAGCCGGGTCGTCTACGGCTCGCGGATCTCGCTGCTGATCGCGTTCTTCGCCACCCTGCTGTCGGTCGCCATCGGTACGACGATGGGTGTCGTGGCCGGCTTCTTCGGTGGCTGGGTCGACGCGGTGATCAGCCGGCTGATGGACATCTTCCTGGCGTTCCCGCTGCTGGTCTTCGCGATCGCGCTGGCCGGCGTGATGCCGGACGAGGCCTTCGGGCTGAAGGGCAACACGCTGCGGATCGTGCTGCTGATCTTCATCGTCGGCTTCTTCAACTGGCCCTACATCGGCCGGATCATCCGTGGTCAGACGCTGTCGCTGCGCGAACGCGAGTACGTCGACGCCGCCCGCAGCCTGGGCGCCCGGCGGCCGTACATCCTGTTCACCGAACTGCTGCCGAACCTGCTCGGCCCGATCCTGGTGTACGCGACGCTGCTGATCCCGACGAACATCCTGTTCGAGGCGGCGCTGAGCTTCCTGGGCGTCGGTATCCGCCCGCCGACGGCGTCCTGGGGCGGCATGCTCTCCGACGCGGTGACCTTCTACACGATGCCGTACTTCATGTTGTGGCCCGGCCTGGCCATCTTCATCACCGTCCTGGCCTTCAACCTCTTCGGCGACGGTCTGCGCGACGCCCTCGACCCGAAGGCCCACTAG
- a CDS encoding ABC transporter substrate-binding protein, translating to MNAVKRRAVAGVLVGSLAVVLTGCGKTDHPAGQGSSTPAPKDMILKVATADTVTSLDPAGPYEIGSRTLQANLYQTLLTITPDKPTPVPDAADCQYDAPTIYTCSLKKGLTFPNGHELTSSDVKFSFDRMVRLKTPGGPAALFGSVASVTTPDELTAVFNLKKPDARLPYLLTTTAASIVDEEYYPPSKLLNDRAMGSGPYQLTSYKAGRQAVLAKFTGYRGARGALNDGVEVSLVPDSAALTQAVTTGKADLALHGFGPTDLDKLRSGDKVQVVEAESAETRFFSFNFKSPVARRPAVRRAVAQLVDRPALVKKAYADHVTPLYSVVPPGFGGHVDAFKAEYKEPNKAAATSILREGGLAGVVTLTLGWTPSHYGPGARAEALELKRQLEASGLFKVNLRGVEWPQYQQLVKAGAFDLYHAGWTPEYPDSDDYLVPIVREGAVFQNAYRSQNANKLMDQEIAEQNNLDREELLQNLQRVLAHDVPALPTWQGRLTVAAGKDVENVGASLNPLSFVYFSPLRK from the coding sequence GTGAACGCGGTGAAGCGCCGGGCGGTGGCCGGCGTACTGGTGGGATCGCTGGCCGTAGTACTCACCGGATGCGGGAAGACCGACCATCCGGCCGGCCAGGGCAGCAGCACACCGGCGCCGAAGGACATGATCCTCAAGGTCGCGACCGCGGACACGGTCACTTCGCTCGACCCGGCCGGTCCGTACGAGATCGGCTCCCGCACGCTGCAGGCGAATCTCTACCAGACCCTGCTGACCATCACCCCCGACAAGCCGACCCCGGTCCCGGACGCGGCCGACTGCCAGTACGACGCTCCGACGATCTACACCTGCAGCCTCAAGAAGGGCCTCACGTTCCCGAACGGGCACGAGCTGACGTCCTCGGACGTGAAGTTCAGCTTCGACCGGATGGTCCGGCTGAAGACGCCGGGCGGCCCCGCCGCTCTGTTCGGTTCGGTCGCGTCGGTGACCACTCCCGACGAGCTGACCGCGGTGTTCAACCTGAAGAAGCCCGACGCGCGCCTTCCGTACCTGCTCACGACGACCGCCGCGTCGATCGTCGACGAGGAGTACTACCCGCCCTCGAAGCTGCTCAACGACCGTGCGATGGGCAGTGGGCCGTACCAGCTGACGTCGTACAAGGCGGGCCGGCAGGCGGTGCTGGCCAAGTTCACCGGCTACCGCGGTGCGCGTGGAGCCTTGAACGACGGTGTCGAGGTGAGCCTGGTGCCGGACTCGGCAGCGCTCACCCAGGCCGTCACCACGGGCAAGGCGGACCTGGCGCTGCACGGCTTCGGCCCGACCGACCTGGACAAGCTCCGCTCGGGCGACAAGGTGCAGGTGGTCGAGGCGGAGTCCGCGGAGACCCGGTTCTTCTCCTTCAACTTCAAGTCGCCGGTCGCCCGCAGACCCGCCGTACGCCGGGCTGTCGCGCAGCTCGTGGATCGCCCGGCGCTGGTCAAGAAGGCGTACGCCGATCACGTCACGCCCTTGTACTCCGTGGTCCCGCCGGGGTTCGGCGGTCATGTCGACGCCTTCAAGGCGGAGTACAAGGAGCCGAACAAGGCAGCGGCCACGAGCATCCTGCGCGAGGGCGGCCTGGCCGGCGTGGTCACGCTGACTCTCGGCTGGACCCCGAGTCACTACGGCCCTGGCGCCCGGGCAGAGGCGCTGGAGCTGAAGCGGCAGTTGGAGGCCTCGGGGCTGTTCAAGGTGAACCTGCGAGGCGTCGAGTGGCCGCAGTACCAGCAGCTGGTGAAAGCCGGAGCGTTCGACCTGTACCACGCCGGCTGGACCCCGGAGTACCCGGACAGCGACGACTACCTGGTGCCGATCGTGCGGGAAGGCGCGGTGTTCCAGAACGCCTACCGGTCACAGAACGCCAACAAGCTGATGGATCAGGAGATCGCGGAACAGAACAACCTCGACCGCGAAGAGTTACTGCAGAACCTGCAGCGGGTCCTGGCGCACGACGTACCGGCGTTGCCGACCTGGCAGGGGCGGCTCACCGTCGCGGCCGGCAAGGACGTCGAGAACGTCGGCGCGAGCCTGAATCCGCTCTCGTTCGTGTACTTCTCGCCACTGCGGAAGTGA